AAAGCCAATGATCTGCTGTGCCATAACCTGTGGTTCCCGTTGTGAACTGCAAGCGTTGTGAGCTGCGGGCGGATACCGGCGCCGTCAGTCGCGCGGGCCGAACAGGGCGGTGCCGAGGCGCACCAGGGTCGCGCCTTCGGCGATGGCGGTCTCGAAATCGTCGCTCATGCCCATGGACAGGGTATCCAGGGACGTCATGGTATGACGCAATTGTGACAGTGTCATGGCGAGTGTGCGAAAGGCCGCCCGGTTGTTGTCCGGGGCGTCAGCCCGGGGAATGGCCATCAGGCCGCGCAGCCGCACCCGTGGCAGCGTCGCTACTGCCTCGGCCAGTGCGGGCAGCTCGGCCAGCGATACCCCTTGCTTGCTGGCTTCGGTGTCGATATTCACTTGCAGGCACAGATTCAGCGGCGGCAGATGCTCGGGCCGCTGGTCGCTCAGGCGCCGGGCGATCTTCTCCCGGTCCACCGAATGCACCCAGTCGAAATGGGCGGCGATATCCCGGGTCTTGTTGGACTGGATCGGTCCGATGAAATGCCAGGTCAGCGGCAGATCCGCCAGCGCGGGCTGCTTGGCCAGCGCCTCCTGGAGGTAGTTCTCGCCAAAATGATGTGCCCCGGCGCCGTGCAGGGCGCGGATGGCCGCGGCATCGCGGGTCTTGCTGACGGCCAGCAACGTCACCTCGGCCGGGTCACGCCCGGCGGAGCGACAGCTGTGTTCGATACGGTGCTGGAGCGCCGACAGGCGCGTTTCGGGATCTGTCATCGTTGAACCGCTTGGGGTGACGGGGTACCTTACTGACTTGGAGCAACGCCTAAGAGATTCTTCTGAGCCGCCAGCGCGGTGTCAGGTCTCCGGGGACACATAATAACGCAGGTTCTGCCCTCACAACCCGCAAGGTAACGAATCGCCCATGGATATCACCGAGCTGCTCGCCTTCAGCGCCAAGAACGGCGCCTCTGACTTGCACCTGTCCGCCGGCTTGCCGCCCATGATCCGGGTGGACGGCGACGTGCGGCGCATCAACTTGCCGCCCATGGAGCACAAGGAAGTCCATGCGCTGATCTACGACATCATGAACGACAAGCAGCGCAAGGACTATGAAGAGTTCCTGGAGACGGACTTCTCGTTCGAGGTGCCCGGTGTGGCCCGCTTCCGGGTCAACGCCTTCAACCAGAACCGGGGTGCCGGGGCGGTGTTCCGGACCATTCCGTCGAAAGTGCTGACGATGGAAGACCTGGGCATGGGCAAGGTGTTCCAGAAGATTGCCGAAACACCGCGTGGCATTGTGCTGGTGACCGGGCCGACCGGCTCGGGCAAATCCACCACCCTGGCGGCGATGATCGACTTCATCAACAACACCCGCTACGAGCATATCCTCACCATCGAAGACCCGATCGAATTCGTGCACGAATCGAAAAAGTGCCTGGTCAACCAGCGGGAAGTGCACCGCGACACCCTCGGCTTCGCTGAGGCGCTGCGCTCCGCATTGCGGGAAGACCCGGACATCATTCTGGTGGGTGAGATGCGTGACCTGGAAACCATCCGCCTGGCACTGACCGCGGCGGAAACCGGTCACCTGGTGTTCGGCACCCTGCACACCACCAGCGCCGCCAAGACCATTGACCGGGTGGTGGATGTATTCCCCGCCGAAGAAAAATCCATGGTGCGCTCGATGCTGTCGGAATCCCTGCAGGCGGTGGTCTCGCAAACGCTGATGAAGAAGAACGGCGGTGGCCGGGTGGCCGCGCATGAGATCATGATCGGTACGCCCGCCATCCGGAACCTGATTCGCGAAGACAAGGTGGCGCAGATGTATTCCGCCATCCAGACCGGTGCGGGCCTGGGCATGCAGACCCTGGATCAGTGCCTGCAAGGGCTGGTGCAGAAAGGGTTGGTATCGCGCGAAGCCGCCCGTGAGAAAGCCAAGATTCCGGATTCCTTCTGACGAGACACGCTATGGAACTCGAAGAACTACTGAAAATTATGGTGCAGAAGGGCGGCTCGGATCTGTTCATTACAGCGGGCGTGCCGCCGTCAATGAAGATCCATGGCAAGGTGTTGCCGGTCACCAAAACGGCGTTGACCCCGGACATGACCCGGGACATCGTGTTTGGCGTGATGACCGAGAAGCAGCGCAAGGAATTCATTGATTCCAAGGAATGCAATTTCGCCATTTCCGCGCGCGGCATCGGCCGCTTCCGGGTCAGTGCTTTCTACCAGCGTAACCTGGTGGGCATGGTCATTCGCCGCATCGAAGTGAAGATTCCGACGGTAGATGAGCTGCGTCTGCCGCCGGTGATCAAGGATCTGGCCATGACCAAGCGCGGTCTGGTTATTTTCGTCGGCGCTACCGGCACGGGTAAGTCCACCTCGCTGGCGTCGATGATTGGCCACCGCAACAAGAACTCCAAGGGCCATATCATCTCCATTGAAGACCCGATCGAATTCATTCACCAGCACCAGGGCTGTATCGTGACGCAGCGCGAGGTTGGTCTGGACACGGATTCATTCGAGATCGCGCTGAAAAACACCCTGCGTCAGGCTCCGGACGTCATCCTGATTGGCGAGATCCGGACCCGCGAAGTAATGGATTACGCCATCGCCTTTGCGGAAACCGGGCACCTGTGTCTGGCCACCCTGCACGCCAACAATGCGAACCAGGCTCTGGATCGCATCATCCATTTCTTCCCGGCGGATCGTCACGGCCAGTTGTATATGGATTTGTCACTGAACTTGCGTGGCATCGTGGCACAGCAGTTGATTCCGACACCGGACGGCAAGGGCCGCCGTGCGGTGATCGAAGTCCTGCTGAACACGCCGCTGATGGCCGATCATATCCGCAAGGGCGAGGTGCACCTGCTCAAGGAGCTGATGAAAAAATCCCGCGATCTGGGCATGCAGACCTTTGACCAGGCACTTTATGACCTCTACACCCAGGGCGAGATCACCTACGAAGACGCCATGTCCCACGCGGATGCGCCCAACGACCTGCGTCTGATGATCAAGCTGGGTGCAGAAACCAGCGCCAGTTCCCTGGACACAGCCACCCGCGGATTGTCCATCGAGGATACCGAATAAAAACAATGACATAGCAAGGCGGGCGAGCCGGTGAACTATGCTACACTATACGAGCTTGCCGCCAGCAAGGATGAGGTGTCGGAAGGCGGATTGGTTAGTCGGAGGTTGTCATGGAAAAACGGAGAAAAGCCGTGCGCAACAAGAAGCATACCGATTCTCTTGAAAGCGCGTACGCCATACAAGGCGATGGCGTGGCAGTGCTGCAGCCGGGCCGGCTGAGAGAGGATCGGGAGTTCGTTGAGAAAATTCGCAAGATGCGTGGGTACGATATTCTTGAGAAGGTTGCTACTGGGAATAATTAATCGCGCCCTCCAGATTCAAGGAATATCTCTATGGGGACGGATCCCTCATCTACTGTTATTTTTGTTCTTTCTGTTGTTACCTCGGGGTACATCCTGGCAGGCTATTGTTATGCCTTCAGGTATCGTACCGCGCGTGAGTCAGGGCACCGACTATATCTGACATGCGCAACGCTGGGTGTCGGTCTCACGTTGATCAGCCTGCTGTTTCTGTTCGCGGTCGCACTGCTT
This sequence is a window from Isoalcanivorax indicus. Protein-coding genes within it:
- a CDS encoding YggS family pyridoxal phosphate-dependent enzyme: MTDPETRLSALQHRIEHSCRSAGRDPAEVTLLAVSKTRDAAAIRALHGAGAHHFGENYLQEALAKQPALADLPLTWHFIGPIQSNKTRDIAAHFDWVHSVDREKIARRLSDQRPEHLPPLNLCLQVNIDTEASKQGVSLAELPALAEAVATLPRVRLRGLMAIPRADAPDNNRAAFRTLAMTLSQLRHTMTSLDTLSMGMSDDFETAIAEGATLVRLGTALFGPRD
- a CDS encoding type IV pilus twitching motility protein PilT → MDITELLAFSAKNGASDLHLSAGLPPMIRVDGDVRRINLPPMEHKEVHALIYDIMNDKQRKDYEEFLETDFSFEVPGVARFRVNAFNQNRGAGAVFRTIPSKVLTMEDLGMGKVFQKIAETPRGIVLVTGPTGSGKSTTLAAMIDFINNTRYEHILTIEDPIEFVHESKKCLVNQREVHRDTLGFAEALRSALREDPDIILVGEMRDLETIRLALTAAETGHLVFGTLHTTSAAKTIDRVVDVFPAEEKSMVRSMLSESLQAVVSQTLMKKNGGGRVAAHEIMIGTPAIRNLIREDKVAQMYSAIQTGAGLGMQTLDQCLQGLVQKGLVSREAAREKAKIPDSF
- a CDS encoding PilT/PilU family type 4a pilus ATPase, giving the protein MELEELLKIMVQKGGSDLFITAGVPPSMKIHGKVLPVTKTALTPDMTRDIVFGVMTEKQRKEFIDSKECNFAISARGIGRFRVSAFYQRNLVGMVIRRIEVKIPTVDELRLPPVIKDLAMTKRGLVIFVGATGTGKSTSLASMIGHRNKNSKGHIISIEDPIEFIHQHQGCIVTQREVGLDTDSFEIALKNTLRQAPDVILIGEIRTREVMDYAIAFAETGHLCLATLHANNANQALDRIIHFFPADRHGQLYMDLSLNLRGIVAQQLIPTPDGKGRRAVIEVLLNTPLMADHIRKGEVHLLKELMKKSRDLGMQTFDQALYDLYTQGEITYEDAMSHADAPNDLRLMIKLGAETSASSLDTATRGLSIEDTE